In the genome of Acidobacteriota bacterium, one region contains:
- a CDS encoding cobalamin B12-binding domain-containing protein, which translates to MPEAGARAAGTRRTRVLIAKPGLDGHDRGAKVIARALRDAGMEVIYTGLRQTPEQIVAAALQEDVDVIGLSMLSGAHLHICPQVMALVRERGLQDVAVLVGGIIPEADVPALKEIGVRGIFPPGTPMQQIIDFINHAVPERAEVL; encoded by the coding sequence ATGCCGGAGGCGGGCGCACGGGCTGCCGGGACCAGGCGCACGAGGGTGCTGATCGCGAAGCCCGGACTCGACGGACACGACCGCGGCGCGAAGGTAATCGCCCGGGCGCTGCGGGACGCAGGCATGGAAGTGATCTACACGGGCCTGCGGCAGACCCCGGAACAGATCGTCGCGGCCGCGCTGCAGGAGGACGTCGACGTCATCGGGTTGTCGATGCTCTCCGGCGCGCACCTGCACATCTGCCCGCAGGTCATGGCGCTCGTGCGCGAGCGCGGGTTGCAGGACGTCGCCGTGCTCGTCGGCGGTATCATTCCGGAGGCCGACGTGCCGGCTTTGAAGGAGATCGGAGTCCGAGGCATCTTTCCGCCCGGCACGCCGATGCAGCAGATCATTGATTTCATCAACCACGCCGTCCCCGAGCGAGCCGAGGTTCTCTGA
- a CDS encoding response regulator, with protein sequence MKTLLLADDSVTIQRVIELTFAHEDVRVVSMGDGRRALQWMEHDAPDIVLADVEVPEVDGYAIAAFVRQSARLRDVPVLLLAGAFEPIDHDRVQALGCAGVLVKPFEPQQLVSRVKTLLQEHDHAAAAARAAAAAAAVPAAIPAPAASANVTPFPGAARGVAPVPLAPPEPAAPLPIASGVPEPLEPPSRPVWETSHATLPIERRDGPIAPRVSLANAFSALLAAEQSLQPAPIPAPPPVFAPAAPAPPVVSDAAIEEAVRRVLASMTEDQVRRIVAETAERLVREEIERIKARPE encoded by the coding sequence ATGAAGACGTTGCTGCTGGCCGATGACAGCGTGACGATTCAGCGCGTCATCGAGCTGACCTTCGCGCACGAGGACGTGCGGGTCGTCTCGATGGGCGATGGCCGGCGGGCGCTGCAGTGGATGGAACACGACGCGCCCGACATCGTGCTCGCCGACGTGGAGGTGCCGGAGGTCGACGGTTACGCGATTGCGGCGTTCGTCCGCCAGTCGGCGCGGCTGCGCGACGTGCCGGTGCTGCTGCTCGCCGGCGCGTTCGAGCCGATCGATCACGACCGCGTCCAGGCGCTCGGCTGTGCCGGCGTGCTGGTGAAGCCGTTCGAGCCGCAGCAACTGGTCAGCCGCGTGAAGACGCTGCTCCAGGAGCACGACCACGCCGCGGCCGCCGCTCGAGCGGCCGCCGCGGCTGCGGCGGTGCCGGCGGCGATTCCGGCGCCCGCCGCGTCAGCCAACGTCACGCCGTTCCCGGGCGCGGCCCGGGGCGTCGCGCCGGTCCCGCTGGCGCCGCCAGAGCCGGCGGCGCCGCTGCCCATCGCGAGCGGCGTGCCCGAGCCGCTCGAGCCGCCGTCGCGCCCCGTGTGGGAGACGAGCCACGCCACCCTGCCGATCGAGCGCCGCGACGGGCCGATCGCGCCGCGCGTGTCGCTGGCCAACGCGTTCTCCGCGCTGCTCGCCGCCGAGCAGTCGCTGCAGCCGGCGCCGATCCCGGCGCCGCCGCCCGTCTTCGCGCCCGCGGCGCCCGCGCCGCCCGTCGTCTCCGACGCGGCGATCGAAGAGGCGGTCCGCCGCGTGCTCGCCAGCATGACCGAGGACCAGGTGCGCCGGATCGTCGCGGAGACCGCCGAGCGCCTCGTCCGCGAAGAAATCGAACGCATCAAAGCCAGGCCGGAGTAA